A single region of the Nocardioides aurantiacus genome encodes:
- a CDS encoding sugar-binding transcriptional regulator → MTAARTTADRDRLRLLTRVARLYHEKGVRQPEIAAQLNLSQPRVSRLLKEAVERGIVRTVVIPPAGVHADVEQALAEKYALRDVVVVDVESGSGDVTNALGSGAAAYLDTTLIGGDVIGVSSWSATLLAAVQVMRPKRTQVADTVVQVVGGVGSPEVQMQATRLTGRLAELTGADPVFIPSPGLVGSPALQQALMEDPGVRAVHDLWSQLTVLLVGIGTLEPSPLLRRSGNSLGADEQEDLRRAGAVGDVCLRYFDGEGAAVESGFDQRIVGIDRADLLRVPRRIGVAGGRDKAEAIRAAALGGWVNILITDLGVATQLVRD, encoded by the coding sequence ATGACCGCCGCCCGGACCACCGCCGACCGCGACCGGCTCCGGCTGCTGACGCGGGTCGCGCGGCTCTACCACGAGAAGGGCGTGCGGCAGCCCGAGATCGCGGCCCAGCTCAACCTCTCCCAGCCGCGGGTCTCGCGGCTGCTCAAGGAGGCCGTCGAGCGCGGCATCGTCCGCACTGTCGTGATCCCCCCGGCCGGTGTCCACGCCGACGTCGAGCAGGCCCTGGCGGAGAAGTACGCGCTGCGCGACGTCGTGGTGGTCGACGTGGAGAGCGGCAGCGGCGACGTCACCAACGCGTTGGGGTCCGGCGCCGCGGCGTACCTCGACACCACGCTGATCGGCGGCGACGTCATCGGCGTCTCCTCCTGGAGCGCCACCCTGCTCGCCGCCGTGCAGGTGATGCGGCCCAAGCGCACCCAGGTCGCCGACACCGTCGTGCAGGTCGTCGGCGGCGTCGGCAGCCCCGAGGTCCAGATGCAGGCCACCCGGCTGACCGGACGGCTGGCCGAGCTGACCGGCGCCGACCCCGTCTTCATCCCCTCGCCCGGACTGGTCGGCTCGCCCGCCCTGCAGCAGGCGCTGATGGAGGACCCCGGCGTACGCGCCGTCCACGACCTCTGGTCGCAGCTGACCGTGCTGCTCGTCGGCATCGGCACCCTCGAGCCCTCGCCCCTGCTGCGCCGCAGCGGCAACAGCCTCGGTGCCGACGAGCAGGAGGACCTGCGTCGCGCCGGCGCCGTCGGCGACGTGTGCCTGCGCTACTTCGACGGCGAGGGCGCGGCCGTGGAGTCCGGCTTCGACCAGCGCATCGTCGGCATCGACCGCGCCGACCTGCTCCGCGTCCCCCGCCGCATCGGCGTCGCCGGCGGCCGGGACAAGGCCGAGGCCATCCGCGCCGCCGCCCTCGGAGGGTGGGTCAACATCCTCATCACCGACCTCGGCGTCGCCACCCAGCTCGTCCGCGACTGA
- a CDS encoding D-ribose ABC transporter substrate-binding protein has product MVAASALVLSGCGSSGSDSGSASESESSGGSGDSSNYIAIITPSPDNPFFKAEGDAAKAKAEELGYEASVASHDDDPNKQSELIDAAISRKAAAIILDNAGADASIGPVQKAKDAGIPVFLIDREINKTGVAAAQIVSNNAQGAQLAGQAFVEAMGQKGNFVELVGKASDTNAGVRSDGYNGVISQYPDLKLVQKETANWDQQEAFTKMETILQRNRDVQGVIAGNDTMALGAVAAIKAAGLKDVVVVGFDGSPDAIKAIKAGDMYATALQPAALGAETAVEQADKMVKDGETGEDEKQSIDCELITADNADDYGVFAKK; this is encoded by the coding sequence GTGGTTGCCGCGAGCGCGCTGGTGCTCAGCGGGTGCGGCAGCTCCGGCTCCGACTCCGGCTCGGCGTCCGAGTCGGAGTCCAGCGGCGGCTCGGGTGACTCGAGCAACTACATCGCCATCATCACGCCGTCGCCCGACAACCCGTTCTTCAAGGCCGAGGGCGACGCGGCGAAGGCCAAGGCCGAGGAGCTCGGCTACGAGGCCTCGGTCGCCTCGCACGACGACGACCCCAACAAGCAGAGCGAGCTGATCGACGCCGCGATCTCGCGCAAGGCCGCGGCGATCATCCTCGACAACGCCGGTGCCGACGCCTCCATCGGGCCGGTGCAGAAGGCCAAGGACGCCGGCATCCCGGTGTTCCTCATCGACCGCGAGATCAACAAGACCGGTGTCGCGGCCGCGCAGATCGTGTCCAACAACGCCCAGGGTGCGCAGCTCGCGGGCCAGGCGTTCGTCGAGGCGATGGGTCAGAAGGGCAACTTCGTCGAGCTCGTCGGCAAGGCGTCCGACACCAACGCGGGCGTCCGCTCCGACGGCTACAACGGCGTCATCTCGCAGTACCCCGACCTCAAGCTGGTCCAGAAGGAGACCGCCAACTGGGACCAGCAGGAGGCGTTCACCAAGATGGAGACGATCCTGCAGCGCAACCGCGACGTGCAGGGCGTGATCGCCGGCAACGACACCATGGCCCTCGGCGCCGTGGCCGCCATCAAGGCCGCCGGCCTGAAGGACGTCGTGGTGGTCGGGTTCGACGGCAGCCCCGACGCGATCAAGGCGATCAAGGCCGGTGACATGTACGCCACCGCGCTGCAGCCCGCCGCGCTCGGCGCCGAGACCGCGGTCGAGCAGGCCGACAAGATGGTCAAGGACGGCGAGACCGGCGAGGACGAGAAGCAGTCGATCGACTGCGAGCTGATCACCGCCGACAACGCCGACGACTACGGGGTCTTCGCCAAGAAGTGA